The DNA segment CGCCTCGCGACGCGGGGGTCGGACCTCGCGCTCCGACAGGCGGGCGAGGTCAAGGCCGCCCTCGAAGACCGACGGTTCGAGGTCGAACTCGTCGAGGTCGAGACCACCGGCGACGAGATTCGAGACGAACTCATCCACCGGCTCGGCAAGACCGGCGCGTTCGTCCGGAGCCTGGACGAGAAGGTCCTCGACGGCGAACTCGACGGCGCCATCCACTCGATGAAGGACATGCCGACCGAGCACCCCGAGGAACTCATCGTCGCGGCGGTTCCCGAGCGCGCGAGCGCCAACGACGTGCTCGTCACGCCCGACGGGAAGTCGCTGGACGACCTGCCCGAGGGCGCGACCGTCGGCACCTCCAGCCTCCGCCGGAAGGCCCAGTTGCTCAACGCGCGGCCGGACCTGCACGTCGAACCGCTCCGGGGCAACGTCGACACCCGCGCCGAGAAGTTGCTGGCGCCCGCGCTCCAGCACGAACACGAGGAGCGAACCGAGGCCGAGAAGGAGCGGAAGTCCGACGAGGCGATGGCGAAGAAGGGCTACAAGAAGGAGCACGAGGGCGAGTTCGACCGCACGGTCGAAGAGTGGTTCAACGACCTCGCCGAGATCGAGCGCCGGGCGCTCGAACGCGAGGTCGACGTCGAGTACGACGCCATCGTGCTGGCGCAGGCCGGCCTCGAACGCAGCGGCCTGGCCCACCACCTCGACTACGTCGAACTCCCGACCGACGAGTTCGTCCCCGCGCCGGGCCAGGGCGCGCTGGCGGTGACCAGCCTCGACAACGAGAAGGCCGACAACATGCACACCGTGCTCGACCACCCGCGCACGCGGGTCGAAACCACGGTCGAGCGCACCATCCTGGCGGAACTCGGCGGCGGGTGCGTCGCCCCCATCGGCGTCCACGGCCTCATCCAGGGCGAGCACGTCCACGTCGACATCCAGGTGTTCTCCCAGGACGGCACCGAATCAGTCGACGTGAGCCGTGACGTGCCGGTCGAGAACCACGTCAGCGGCGCGAAGCAGGTCGCCGCCGAACTCGCCGAGAAGGGCGCGGCCGACATCATCGAGGCCGCGATGGCCGAAACCGGCGAGTCGGGAGACGGCGAGGTTGGCGAGTCGGTCCACGAGAAGGAGGCCGACGACCGCGACGGCGAGGGCCGATAGCGATGAACAGGGACGTGCGCGTGGCGGTCTTCCGCCCGGACGACGAGCGCCTTGCCGACGCGGTCGAACTGCTCGACTCGCTCGGCGCCGACCCCGTGGCCGACCCGATGCTGGAGGTCCGGCCGACCGGCGAGGCGCCCGGCGACGGCGACTTCGTCGTCCTGACGAGCAAGACCGGCGTCGAACTCGCCGCGGAAACCGGCTGGGAACCAGGAGATGCGACGGTGTGCGCCATCGGCGCGAGCACCGCCGACGCGCTCCGCGACGCCGGTTACGAGGTCAACGTCGTCCCCGAGGAGTACACTTCGGCGGGACTGGTCGACGCGCTCGCTGACGAGGTCGAGGGCGCGCGCGTGGAGGTGGCCCGAAGCGACCACGGCAGTCCGGTGCTGACCGACGGCCTCGCCGACGCGGATGCGGACGTCCACGAAACGGTGCTGTACCGCCTCGTCAGACCGGAGGGGTCGGGCGAGTCCGCCGCGCTGGCGGCCGACGGCGACCTCGACGCCGCACTCTTTACTTCCTCGCTCACGGTCGAGCACTTCCTGGACGCCGCCGAGGAGCGCGGCGTCCGCGAAGAGGCGGTCGCGGGCCTGAACGACGCCGTGGTCGGCGCCATCGGCCCGCCGACCCGCGAAACCGCGGAAGGCGAGGGCATCGCGGTGGACGCGGTGCCCGACGTCGCCGACTT comes from the Halorussus vallis genome and includes:
- the hemC gene encoding hydroxymethylbilane synthase — translated: MTASGKQLRLATRGSDLALRQAGEVKAALEDRRFEVELVEVETTGDEIRDELIHRLGKTGAFVRSLDEKVLDGELDGAIHSMKDMPTEHPEELIVAAVPERASANDVLVTPDGKSLDDLPEGATVGTSSLRRKAQLLNARPDLHVEPLRGNVDTRAEKLLAPALQHEHEERTEAEKERKSDEAMAKKGYKKEHEGEFDRTVEEWFNDLAEIERRALEREVDVEYDAIVLAQAGLERSGLAHHLDYVELPTDEFVPAPGQGALAVTSLDNEKADNMHTVLDHPRTRVETTVERTILAELGGGCVAPIGVHGLIQGEHVHVDIQVFSQDGTESVDVSRDVPVENHVSGAKQVAAELAEKGAADIIEAAMAETGESGDGEVGESVHEKEADDRDGEGR
- a CDS encoding uroporphyrinogen-III synthase; its protein translation is MNRDVRVAVFRPDDERLADAVELLDSLGADPVADPMLEVRPTGEAPGDGDFVVLTSKTGVELAAETGWEPGDATVCAIGASTADALRDAGYEVNVVPEEYTSAGLVDALADEVEGARVEVARSDHGSPVLTDGLADADADVHETVLYRLVRPEGSGESAALAADGDLDAALFTSSLTVEHFLDAAEERGVREEAVAGLNDAVVGAIGPPTRETAEGEGIAVDAVPDVADFDELACEVVEAAAPTYHE